One Kitasatospora sp. NBC_01287 DNA window includes the following coding sequences:
- a CDS encoding DUF998 domain-containing protein produces the protein MRLIPWWALLSAACAPLVLILGWVVVGMLSGPSYDPATQTISSLEAQDVPGHWLVVAALAGLGTCHLVTALGLRAASRAGRLALAGGGVASILVALFQEPQHGGSLRHGVTVGVGFALLCVWPGLTVDHRRGAPWALRPGPAALVIVLMLLGALWFVIALNHHGAAGVAERLVTTVQSCWPLIVVLSCPHHAGPGPRTGPQVHPRTRRRPAGR, from the coding sequence ATGCGACTCATCCCCTGGTGGGCCCTGCTGTCGGCGGCCTGCGCGCCCCTCGTGCTGATCCTCGGCTGGGTGGTGGTGGGCATGCTGAGCGGGCCGAGCTACGACCCGGCGACCCAGACGATCAGCTCGCTGGAGGCCCAGGACGTCCCGGGCCACTGGCTGGTGGTGGCCGCGCTGGCCGGTCTGGGCACCTGCCACCTGGTCACCGCGCTCGGCCTGCGGGCCGCCTCGCGCGCCGGCCGGCTCGCGCTGGCGGGCGGCGGCGTGGCGTCCATCCTGGTGGCGCTGTTCCAGGAGCCCCAGCACGGCGGTTCGCTGCGGCACGGGGTGACGGTCGGTGTGGGCTTCGCACTGCTCTGCGTCTGGCCGGGCCTGACGGTCGACCACCGCCGTGGCGCCCCCTGGGCCCTTCGGCCCGGCCCCGCGGCCCTGGTGATCGTGCTGATGCTGCTCGGCGCCCTCTGGTTCGTGATCGCCCTGAACCACCACGGCGCCGCCGGTGTGGCCGAACGGCTGGTGACCACCGTCCAGTCCTGCTGGCCGCTGATCGTCGTGCTCTCCTGCCCGCACCACGCCGGACCGGGGCCGCGCACCGGACCGCAGGTCCACCCCCGAACGCGGCGGCGCCCGGCGGGTCGGTGA
- a CDS encoding TetR/AcrR family transcriptional regulator, with protein sequence MTGRRRWSTEEILDTAVALLRTSDAESFSVRKLAAALGTDSSSLYRHFRNKTELLRAVADRVLLAAVDSHRPEGDWKQRITALGLRLREAFGEQPQLAAIWGRYGSGGTGSRLVMEEVLQALRTSGLPDQEIPACYHRIVILLAALIASEAGISTITSEEYEQGMEQFRVAVLGADPERFPALAHFARDIRPLGAERRAAFEEILAAHLAHIEARIP encoded by the coding sequence ATGACTGGCCGCAGGCGATGGTCGACCGAGGAGATCCTGGACACGGCGGTAGCACTGCTGCGCACGAGCGACGCCGAGTCGTTCAGCGTGCGCAAGCTCGCCGCAGCGCTCGGGACCGACTCCTCCAGCCTCTACCGGCACTTCCGCAACAAGACCGAACTGCTGCGCGCGGTCGCCGACCGGGTCCTGCTGGCCGCCGTGGACAGCCACCGCCCCGAGGGCGACTGGAAGCAGCGCATCACCGCCCTGGGCCTCCGCCTGCGCGAGGCCTTCGGCGAGCAACCCCAACTCGCCGCGATCTGGGGACGCTACGGGTCCGGTGGCACCGGATCCCGGTTGGTCATGGAGGAGGTGCTGCAGGCCCTGCGCACCTCGGGCCTGCCCGACCAGGAGATCCCGGCGTGCTACCACCGCATCGTGATCCTCCTCGCCGCGCTGATCGCCTCCGAGGCCGGCATCAGCACCATCACCTCCGAGGAGTACGAGCAGGGCATGGAGCAGTTCCGCGTCGCCGTGCTCGGCGCCGACCCCGAGCGCTTCCCCGCCCTGGCCCACTTCGCCCGCGACATCCGCCCCCTCGGCGCGGAGCGGCGCGCCGCGTTCGAAGAGATCCTCGCCGCCCACCTCGCCCATATCGAGGCCCGGATCCCCTGA
- a CDS encoding alpha/beta hydrolase encodes MSETATAARPLEPDFSAITTEELRAYRDAENRFRASSTARTILGEPDPGAAVHWQQIALPHRDLPVRVYRPAPTEDDEAACRTDLPLVVHVHGGGFVGTAVQCDWTNSHLAAHLPALVVSVEHRLLAPGSPLSDAADDGWDVLDHVVRQAAQWGVDPARTAVFGESCGALISALTAVRAREAGLELKAQVLVNPAVDVTGTMFDHPSIAEYPYSPTLSLPQLRLIQRLAVPPGGDAGAVSPLYADDLSGLAPALVVVPTHDAVADHGRRYAERLRTARTPVRLSEYPGARHAFLTLPGLEPQAAAARAEILQFLRAALAR; translated from the coding sequence ATGAGCGAGACCGCTACCGCCGCACGGCCGTTGGAGCCGGACTTCTCGGCGATCACGACCGAGGAACTCCGCGCCTACCGCGACGCGGAGAACCGCTTCCGCGCCTCCAGCACGGCGCGGACGATCCTCGGCGAGCCGGACCCCGGCGCCGCGGTCCACTGGCAGCAGATCGCACTGCCCCACCGCGACCTACCGGTCCGGGTGTACCGGCCGGCCCCGACCGAGGACGACGAAGCCGCCTGCCGAACCGACCTGCCACTCGTGGTCCACGTGCACGGAGGCGGCTTCGTGGGCACGGCAGTGCAGTGCGACTGGACCAACAGCCACCTCGCCGCCCACCTGCCCGCGCTCGTCGTCTCGGTCGAGCACCGCCTCCTCGCCCCCGGCAGCCCGCTCTCGGACGCCGCCGATGACGGCTGGGACGTGCTCGACCACGTGGTGCGGCAGGCCGCGCAGTGGGGCGTCGACCCGGCGCGCACGGCCGTCTTCGGCGAGAGCTGCGGCGCGCTGATCAGCGCCCTGACCGCCGTCCGGGCCAGGGAGGCGGGCCTGGAACTCAAGGCGCAGGTACTGGTGAACCCCGCAGTCGACGTGACCGGGACGATGTTCGACCACCCCTCGATCGCCGAGTACCCGTACAGCCCGACCCTGAGCCTGCCGCAACTGCGGCTCATCCAGCGGCTCGCCGTCCCGCCGGGAGGCGACGCCGGCGCGGTCTCGCCGCTGTACGCGGACGACCTGAGCGGACTGGCCCCGGCGCTCGTGGTGGTGCCCACCCACGACGCGGTCGCCGATCACGGCCGCCGCTACGCCGAGCGGCTGCGCACGGCCAGGACGCCCGTGCGGCTCTCCGAATACCCGGGCGCGAGGCACGCGTTCCTCACCCTGCCCGGCCTGGAACCACAGGCCGCTGCCGCCCGGGCGGAGATCCTCCAGTTCCTCCGCGCGGCCCTGGCGCGGTGA
- a CDS encoding APC family permease, giving the protein MPSTLGLMKRLLVGQPMHNEMLGEATLPKKIALPVFASDALSSVAYATEEILLVLSAGGVAMFHFTWWIAAAVGLLMLVVVASYRQNVHAYPSGGGDYEVATTNLGAKAGLTVASALMVDYILTVAVSVSSGVANLASAFPALNSHVVLISVLVIAVITVLNLRGVRESGTAFAVPTYLFIASIVVMIGWGLFKIATGHPLHAESENYQIRATGTFGGFGLIFLLLRAFASGCTALTGVEAISNGVPAFKPPKSKNAATTLALLGAIAVSMFAGVTALALAGHVHAADAADLIGVPNGQTPRTVIAQVARSVFGDGSPLFYVLQFVTAIILVLAANTAFNGFPVLGSILAKDGYLPRQLHTRGDRLAFSNGIMLLSGAAILLVLAFQASPTRLIQLYIVGVFVSFVCSQTGMIRHWNRLLRTATDAALRRHMIRSRAINAVGAGFTAVVLTIVLVTKFAKGAWIVVVAMPLIWLVMRGIQRHYAAVARELTPPEDLKVTAPTNNHSIVLVSKLHLPTIRALGYASTTRPNQLEAVTVELDPAETEALKRDWAAREITIPLTVIASPYREVTSPVVDYVKRLRTEKPNDIVTVYIPEYVLGHWWEQILHNQSALRLKGRLLFQRRVVVASVPYQLQTAVAREA; this is encoded by the coding sequence ATGCCTTCGACGCTTGGACTCATGAAGCGGCTGCTCGTCGGCCAACCGATGCACAACGAAATGCTCGGTGAGGCCACCCTGCCGAAGAAGATCGCGCTGCCGGTCTTCGCCTCCGACGCGCTCTCCTCGGTCGCCTACGCGACCGAGGAGATCCTGCTGGTGCTGTCCGCCGGGGGCGTGGCCATGTTCCACTTCACCTGGTGGATCGCCGCGGCGGTCGGCCTGCTGATGCTGGTCGTGGTGGCCTCCTACCGGCAGAACGTGCACGCCTACCCCTCCGGTGGCGGTGACTACGAGGTGGCCACCACCAACCTGGGGGCGAAGGCCGGTCTGACCGTCGCCAGCGCGCTGATGGTGGACTACATCCTCACCGTCGCGGTCTCGGTCTCCTCCGGGGTCGCCAACCTCGCCTCCGCCTTCCCCGCCCTCAACAGCCACGTCGTGCTGATCTCGGTGCTGGTCATCGCGGTCATCACGGTGCTCAACCTGCGCGGCGTCCGGGAGTCCGGAACGGCCTTCGCGGTGCCGACCTACCTCTTCATCGCCTCGATCGTCGTGATGATCGGCTGGGGGCTGTTCAAGATAGCCACCGGCCACCCGCTGCACGCCGAGAGCGAGAACTACCAGATCAGGGCCACCGGGACGTTCGGCGGCTTCGGACTGATCTTCCTGCTGCTGCGCGCCTTCGCCTCCGGCTGCACCGCGCTGACCGGCGTCGAGGCGATCAGCAACGGCGTGCCCGCCTTCAAGCCCCCGAAGAGCAAGAACGCCGCCACCACGCTGGCGCTGCTCGGCGCGATCGCCGTGTCGATGTTCGCCGGTGTCACCGCGCTGGCGCTGGCCGGCCACGTGCACGCGGCCGACGCCGCCGACCTGATCGGCGTGCCGAACGGGCAGACCCCGCGCACCGTGATCGCCCAGGTGGCCCGCTCGGTCTTCGGTGACGGCTCGCCGCTCTTCTACGTGCTGCAGTTCGTCACCGCGATCATCCTGGTGCTGGCCGCGAACACCGCCTTCAACGGCTTCCCGGTGCTCGGCTCGATCCTGGCCAAGGACGGCTACCTGCCGCGGCAGCTGCACACCCGCGGCGACCGGCTGGCCTTCTCCAACGGCATCATGCTGCTCTCCGGCGCGGCGATCCTGCTGGTGCTCGCCTTCCAGGCCTCCCCCACCCGGCTGATCCAGCTGTACATCGTCGGCGTCTTCGTCTCCTTCGTCTGCAGCCAGACCGGCATGATCCGGCACTGGAACCGCCTGCTGCGCACCGCCACCGACGCGGCCCTGCGCCGGCACATGATCCGCTCCCGGGCGATCAACGCGGTCGGCGCCGGCTTCACCGCCGTCGTGCTGACGATCGTGCTGGTCACCAAGTTCGCCAAGGGCGCCTGGATCGTGGTGGTCGCCATGCCGCTGATCTGGCTGGTCATGCGCGGCATCCAGCGGCACTACGCCGCCGTCGCCCGCGAGCTGACCCCGCCGGAGGACCTGAAGGTCACCGCGCCCACCAACAACCACTCGATAGTCCTGGTCTCCAAGCTCCACCTGCCGACCATCCGGGCGCTCGGCTACGCCAGCACCACCCGCCCCAACCAGCTGGAAGCCGTCACGGTCGAGCTGGACCCGGCCGAGACCGAGGCGCTCAAGCGCGACTGGGCGGCGCGCGAGATCACCATCCCGCTGACCGTGATCGCCTCGCCCTACCGCGAGGTCACCAGCCCGGTGGTCGACTACGTGAAGCGGCTGCGCACCGAGAAGCCCAACGACATCGTCACGGTGTACATCCCGGAGTACGTGCTCGGGCACTGGTGGGAGCAGATCCTGCACAACCAGTCCGCGCTGCGGCTCAAGGGACGGCTGCTGTTCCAGCGCCGCGTGGTGGTCGCGAGCGTGCCGTACCAGCTGCAGACCGCCGTCGCCCGCGAGGCGTAG